caagTGCAGCCTTTTCTGCAGCAGCATTGGAgaattttttcatgaatGCTAAACCTGGAGTGTAGTTTCTATAtagttcatcaacatcttctaGTGAAAGACCCTTGGTTTCAGGAACAAACGCAAAGACAAAGACCAAGGAGAATACAACacaaccaaagaaaacataacCGTAAGCAAAATGGATTGCACCTGTAATAAACGGAGTGAAGAAACCAATTAAGAAACCCCAGATCCAGTTAGCACAGTTTGCAATGGCCATACCCTTGGCTCTGATTCTCAATGGATAAGTCTCAGAGACAACAACATAGACACATGGACCCCATGTTTGcgcaaagaagaagatgaacaaacaaaccaagaaaatCATGGCATTACCAACTGGTTTTTTTGCTTCAGAACCGTAACCGTCGACATATAAATCTTTAACACCAATAGATGCAAAAATAACCAAGGTAACAAGCATACCTATGGATCCAGCCATCAATGTCATTCTTCTACCAAATCTATCAACAACCCATAATGCAAGGAAAGTAGAAGCAAAGTTAATAACACCAAAAATAATGGAGGTTTCAAAAGAGTCATCCAAACCAATCGCCTTGAAAATAGTGGTACCATAATAGAAGAAATAATTGTCACCAGTTAATTGTTGCAAGGATTGTAGAAGGACACCCACCATTAATCTGTAGAAAATCTTTGGCTTACCTGTGAACAATTCGCCCCATGTTGCATTACCTGCAGATTTTTCAAGCTCAATAGCATCAGCCAAAATGTTAACTTCATTAATAACAAATTCGGAATTGACATCttgtttattatttttagcAAGAGATTGTTTGGCTTCCTCAATTCTATCATTCTCGACTAAATATCTAGGAGACTCTGGAGTAAAGGTCAAACCAAAGATCATAAATAGAGCCCAAGCAAAAGACAGACCTAGTGGGATTCTCCATAGTCTTGAGTCGAGGTAATGATGGTAGGTACCGTAGGTGGTACAGTAACCTAAAAAGACACCGCCAGTATTCATCAACTGATAGCAAGAAACTAAGGTACCTCTAATAGCCTTTGGAGAAGTTTCAGAAATAAACATTGGAACAAGGACACCAATAGAACCAACAGCAATACCGGCAATGATTCTACCAATAAAATATTGGACCCAAGATTTAACAGCTGCAATCTGAATAATAATACCAACAATATAGACAACCATGGTCATCATTAAACCTTTCTTTCTACCATACATGTCACCGGTTTTACCTAGGGTTACACCACCGATAGCACAACCAATGTTGAAGATAGAAAGCATTAAACCAGTTCTTGTTTTGGATAGATATTTTTGACCTTCAGAGCTGATTTGACCATACCTATGAACGAAATCCGGCATGTTGACAAAACCAGAAATAGTACCGGTATCCCAACCAAAGACAAAACCACCAAAGGCAATTAAAATACAGGTGAAGGCAGCAAATAGGTATGTAGTTTTTGGAGCAGTCGGAACAATATTAGCAgtgttttcttcttctaataATCCGTCACCACTGCCAACAGGAGCAGTTACATCATCATGTGAAGTGTTGTGTTTTTCAGCAGATGAAATGGAAGACAtcttttgaataattttctaaattcAAGTTAAGTTTAAGTAATTTGGGATACTATGACTAAGGATGGTAaaagaattagaaaaaagtaaaaaaggaaaatcaagaatGTGCTGATTCGGAGAAAAGTGGAATTTAGGGAGAGAGAGAGCAAGGAATTTAAATACAATCTAGTTTCTCCGTGAAATAGAAAACTCACCTCCTATAAGTGGTTTCCGTTTGACTAAAAATCACacaatgatgaaatagCCGAAATAGACAGGTTCCCCGTATTTTTTCcgcaaaaaaaaagaagctatttttgaaattgttaCAACAAAGCATAAGGGTGGGTGGTAAAGAGCGGAAAATAAAACTCTGTTTCTCTCtgctttttcaatttcagcTTAATAGACTTTCAGGTAGTTTAGGTTTACAAACTTGCGAGTGGCATATGCTAGGGAACACGTTACTTTGCACTTTAGACTTCTCCCTTTTATTAAAGGGAGGAGAAGACGATATTGGTATGTAAAAGTGGGTAATATTTACATAGCTGAAGAAGCTGCTCTTGAGATCTTAATTGTCAAGTTAGTTTGAGTAAAGACAGGAACAACTGGAACTATCAATACAGAGACAGCCATGATATTTTGACTGAGTTTCCGCTCCAGATATAGTAAAAGAATGTTTCCGGTAATATGTCTTGCTAATATGATAGGTGTGACCTGCATTGAAATACTAATAGTTCCCTATATTTTTTCCGTTGTGTTACATTTTCCCCTGCGTGGCGCTCCCAATCAATTTCTACTCTGCTTGTGTTATTCTCAGATGATGTTTCGGCCATTTTTGtgtaatttcttcttgcagtatttttatttccGGTGGGATGTTTAATATATCTCATTCTtctgaaaagaaaaaattttaatAGTAAACAATCCAATGAGATAAGGACAGCCTTTTATGCCTATAGAgttaacaacaacaaacaaacaaacatcaatttttttacaaTCTCTCCATCCTACCTTGGATAATTGTCACATACCACTTCTCTGGTAATGCcaaaaagaggaaaaaaatatcctAAAAAATaggttgaaaaattaaattgCCGCGCATGGCAATGCAGTGTGTGCTGCCTTTTCAATCTGCAACTAGATAGAGTATCACTTTTTAATGGGACGACAAAACGAACAACTGAATAGATAGTGTACATATTGaacttatttttttttggattaCTTAGTGGTGGTTGTTGGGTTTACTGCCATTTAACAAAACACAACATGTTTAAACTTTGAGAGGTAGAGTGACATCGTTGAGAGATGGCTCCATCATTTCCATGTATGACCctattttttgttttttgtgtttctttgtttcttgttattttttttatttacacAAAAGCTTAATAATCTACAACCTTTGACGATTTTTGATTCTATCTCCGAATTCatggttttgtttgttcCCGCTTTTTCCTGTTCCGCagtgtttctcttttttccATGCACAAAAATCTATCCCCACTTTGGGTATATCACAGTATTTCTTTAATTAGGAAAACCCAGTGTATAACATCAATCTCTGCTTTTTTGTTCATACTCTGGAACATATTTTGGTCTACTTATCTTTTTGATGCAGTGGAATACACTAAAATCAGAAGTATGAACCTTGTTGTCAGATGGGTTTGAATTTTAAACCCCTAGAATAGCCAGCTGCTAGTACTATTGCTAACTCGGTatacatttttttggtgttgCGGGAAAATTATATGCTACTGTATGGACAAAATTATATCCTTCCATCATGGATTAATtcaagataaagaaaaaatacaagCTATAATACTTCAGCAATCGCCGAGATCGGATATTCTACAAAAGATTGACATATTACCGCCTAAACAGCATGACCAAGGCTGTTTGAACTTATTCCGAAACAAATTTTCAGGGCTGACATAGTCGTCTAGCTAGTTTTGCTGACAGTTAGACAAACCTGTAAATATTTAACTTGGTAAGGAGACTTGTTGGAAGGTTAACTCAAGCAGTGGAAACTAATGATTAGCACCAAGGTATCATTTTACCATCTCTACGACAGTAGATCTCAGACCACCTTGGAACACCTTTATCGGAAGTCCTTGAATCGTCCTTTTTTTCAGTCCCTTTAGTTGAAACTCAACTAACAAAGTTAAACCAGACATTCTCTAATAAATTGTCCTAAAAAAACACGAATGAAACTTTGCtaaaataataatatatGATATCTTCGAATCACAATCATCCGTCGGTAATGAAGAGATCAATGAATGctgaaatattcaatgtTCTCTagaaattgataattgCTAAGGAACAGTGTTGCTTGTTACCTATTATGGCCAAATTAAACAACTTATTCAAAGTTCAACAGTAACAAAACTGCGGTTAGATCAGATAGACAGACGAAGGTGCTTGATTTAAGTGATATAATAATGTccttaaaaaaaacacatcGGCTTTGTCGCTTCTATTGGGTGTATGACATTTGTGATCTTTACTGTCTGATATAAACGTGCAATGCTCTTCTTTTGCATCCACTGAACGTAAAAAACAtgtaagaaaaaaatacctgaacttttcttttttcaactctAGTCTTGTTCTCGTTATATGCATAGCTtgatctttttctttgctttcaGATGTGCTGATGacaagaaaacaaaacaagtAGCTTCAATAAACGATCCTTAGACCAAATATTTTAAGTAATATCAGAGTCGCCAATCTCTGTCTTCTTTTAAATACTGCAGCTACTTCTCTTTAGGGATATTAAATAGAATTATCTATTTTATTGCTTATAATTTCACCAAATAAATTATTTTGAGCTGAATACAAAACGTGTTTTTCGTCAAGCTGTTAATAAAAATCCAACTATTCAGGGTCCTAGGAAACAAATATTCCTCTGCTAACCTCCGGAGTAAAAACTAAGCAGTGTCTTGTAATGGTTAGCAAAAGCAATAACGCACTAAAACTTAGGTTTATATGTGACAACCTAATTGAGACTGATATGTCTACATTTCTTTAAGTTCAACCATAGTCTCAAAAAGTGTATTATAATAACTACGCCCTGGATACCCCTATTAGaaatgttttattttcttttctgatTAACCTTTTCTATGTTCCCTATTAAAATTCTTTTAGCGGCAGTCCAGTCTATAGCTTTAATAATATTCAATGTAGAATCAGTTCACGTTAATATAACTCCTTAGCAATTATTGctctaaaaataaaaagattGGGTTGGTTTTCATTTAAGAAATTATTAGGTCATACTAGTTTACGTAATAAACTATTTCAGCAATTCCCTGTTAGCTCAGTCGGTAGAGCGTTCGGCTTTTAAGATCTTCCAAGAAGTCGACCGAAATGTCCAGGGTTCGAGCCCCTGATAGGgagattttttcttttgaagtttttttaTGTTATATATCTAACTTACATAACCTGTTATCACAAAAACCTATAATAATAAATCGAATACAAGCTAagcaaatgcaaaaatAGTTATTTTGGACgtgatttttttaaaacAAGGACTAGAATAGTTAACCTCAAAAAGATATTGCCACGACTAAGATAGATTAATTACTTCTAGTAAGTTCATAGCGAACATTCATCTATTTGTTTACCATGTTACCTATTCTGAACCTTGGCATAGCAGCATTGAATGGATGTCTAACAATTTGATACTTTAAACTTCCATTTTGCCTTGTATGCAATGCCAAGTAGTCTAGCATGAAACACTAAGTTAGTAAGTGCTCCTTTCTCTGTATCTTGTTATGTGCACACATCCATCTCACAATATAACCCTTTTGTAACCATTGAACTAGTTAGGTCAAAATGTTAGCCAAGGATACAATTCTTTATAAGTTTCTGAATGTTGTAGAAAGTTGAAACCCAATTAATGCCATTAATGTTTTGCTTTAAAAGCACTTAGTTGGGAGTCGCAACTCTTGTTTTGATTAAATGCATTTCGGAGTGACATGGtatttggtatttttcTATATTATTGTGTATACCATGTCCATTTGAACCTAATTTGGTGTAGTGCAGGCTTCCCCTTGTTGATAACCTATGTGATAGGTATTTTAATATATTCTAGTTTATAGTCAGCGTTGAAGGCATATTCTACACTGTTGCTATGACTAATGCATTCGCTTCCTGTAAGAAAGCTCGTTGAGATCAtctaaattttcaaaaacgaCATAATAACATTTAAATTTACAAGAACAGCGGTATTCGACTTTAATTAAGTGTTCCCAATATTACCTGATCAATCAGAATCTTTACTTAAATAAACAGTCTATGGTTGGACATCATGCAGTGTACCTTGACACATAATCGTTTGCCCCACCtatgaaatcaaacatttgaattCGGCTCTTCACTTGTATGATTAATCTCAACCTAAAAGGCTTTATTGCTAGTACACATCGAGCTGCTTCTCGACTATTGTCCATATGCCATTAAGATGGATTTTCTGAAAGCCACAATAGACAGACACTCGATAATAGTACCTCCAATCCAACATTGCTAACTGCAACAAAAGTATTACGAAACATGATCCACCAGATAGCTAGTAAACTTTCCTCCCTGGCACCAATAATTcacttttgttttatcCTGAAGCTTTCGACAAATTGAAGTATTCAAAGTTCTCTTTTATAGCCAAATTCCTAGTTCtttccattgttttcaGATGTGTTTTTTATTGCCAACCTatagaaaatatttttaattATTACAGTTTTTGTCTAAAAAAAGGCATGAGTTTGATATATCTGCTTCAAAAAAGCGGATTTCCAGACCAATACTAGCCTTCACCCCCTTTGTACTTGCTTcagcaaacaaaaattaGAGTGCCATCAAGCTAAAAGGCTAAAAATTattatttcaaaaataaattacTTTCTTATACtagtttctcaaaataaATTCCATTGGCATGTTTGTGGCAGCGAGGTATCACtttccaagtttttttcagttcatATAGTTAACTTTGAGTTTTATCGCACAGTCGTCTGCTTTGTGGGTAGCGTTATGCTCTTCTAAGTATATGTACAGCCCACATCATCATTAGAAAGGGAGCATTGAAATCCATCTGTATGTTGTTGCATTTATCGGCCCTTCAATGCCGATACCCAAGTGAATTGTTTCAAATCTTCTATATGATAGTTCTTTGTAAATGTAGTTGAATCACATCTCTCGGGGAACCCTTCTTTTGTAGTTCTTGTTTTAGCCATTCCTTTTTAATCTTCCAAGTCACACACTTATCGCCAGCCATATATAGCATACAGACAGGAAACATCTTGCAAACATCTTCTATTAGGAGGGGCTAATTTTTGGATGTTTTAGGCACTTATTGATTCAAACTTACTTAGAGACGCCTTTCACCATCATACTATCCAAGTTGCTTTAGTACTTGTTCGTATTCGCAACGTTTTCTGCCATCTTGTTTCATAGACCACTAATTTTATGACTAAAACCATTAATGGCATCCAATGAGCTAAAAAAACATGCCAAAGTACAAACTATAGTTTCAAACGAAAATTAGTTTG
The window above is part of the Pichia kudriavzevii chromosome 1, complete sequence genome. Proteins encoded here:
- a CDS encoding uncharacterized protein (PKUD0A06700; similar to Saccharomyces cerevisiae YPL152W (RRD2); ancestral locus Anc_8.674), whose amino-acid sequence is MSSISSAEKHNTSHDDVTAPVGSGDGLLEEENTANIVPTAPKTTYLFAAFTCILIAFGGFVFGWDTGTISGFVNMPDFVHRYGQISSEGQKYLSKTRTGLMLSIFNIGCAIGGVTLGKTGDMYGRKKGLMMTMVVYIVGIIIQIAAVKSWVQYFIGRIIAGIAVGSIGVLVPMFISETSPKAIRGTLVSCYQLMNTGGVFLGYCTTYGTYHHYLDSRLWRIPLGLSFAWALFMIFGLTFTPESPRYLVENDRIEEAKQSLAKNNKQDVNSEFVINEVNILADAIELEKSAGNATWGELFTGKPKIFYRLMVGVLLQSLQQLTGDNYFFYYGTTIFKAIGLDDSFETSIIFGVINFASTFLALWVVDRFGRRMTLMAGSIGMLVTLVIFASIGVKDLYVDGYGSEAKKPVGNAMIFLVCLFIFFFAQTWGPCVYVVVSETYPLRIRAKGMAIANCANWIWGFLIGFFTPFITGAIHFAYGYVFFGCVVFSLVFVFAFVPETKGLSLEDVDELYRNYTPGLAFMKKFSNAAAEKAALEKEAEDELAMSKNA